A stretch of DNA from Vibrio gallaecicus:
ACCATATCCGATGTGCACGTTATGGGCGATTTGAAGTTGGTTATCAAGAATAACGTTATCTTCGATAATCGTATCATCCAGAGCACCACGGTCTATAGTAGTACACGCACCAATCTCAACTCGATTGCCTACTTGAACAGAGCCAATTTGTGGAATCTTAATCCACTCGCCTTTTTCATTCGCATAGCCAAAACCATCAGATCCAATAACAGTGCTTGATTGAACTAAACAAGCTTCACCCAAAACCACATCATGGTAGATACTGACGTTTGCCCAAAGCTTAGTTCCAGCCCCAATTTTTGCATTCTTACCAATGAAACACCCGGCTCCAATAACAGAGTTATCGCCAAGTACAGCACCAGTTTCAATCACAGCATTAGCGCCAATTGAAACATTAGTACCAATAGTCGCAGTGCTTGCAATAACGGCAGAGTCTGCGATTTCACAAGCGGGAGCCGGTGTGGTGTCCATAACCTGTGACACCTTTGCAAAAGCAATATACGGGTCATCGACAACAATTGCGTTACTAGAACATAGCTCTAATTCACTAGACTTAACCATTACGGCTGA
This window harbors:
- the lpxD gene encoding UDP-3-O-(3-hydroxymyristoyl)glucosamine N-acyltransferase, encoding MKNLTLAEIATITGGELHGDGDAIISAIAPMDKAKEGDITFLSNAKYSKHLASCNASAVMVKSSELELCSSNAIVVDDPYIAFAKVSQVMDTTPAPACEIADSAVIASTATIGTNVSIGANAVIETGAVLGDNSVIGAGCFIGKNAKIGAGTKLWANVSIYHDVVLGEACLVQSSTVIGSDGFGYANEKGEWIKIPQIGSVQVGNRVEIGACTTIDRGALDDTIIEDNVILDNQLQIAHNVHIGYGSAIAGGTIIAGSTSLGKYCIVGGGCVINGHIEITDGVTITGMGMVMRNITEKGMYSSGIPLQSNKDWRKTAVHVHRIDEMNKRLKTVEKQIEKNVES